In the Flavobacterium acetivorans genome, one interval contains:
- a CDS encoding IS110 family transposase: MVHFVAESWRPLQRNIQIENICTIPGIGELTAVIILAETNGFELIRSKRQLTSYAGLDVKEKQSGTSVKGKPRISKSGNRHLRKAMHLPALAAVKWDDNFRDLYLPQNY, translated from the coding sequence ATGGTGCACTTTGTAGCGGAATCGTGGCGACCTTTACAGCGGAATATCCAGATAGAGAATATCTGTACAATACCTGGTATAGGTGAGCTAACTGCTGTTATTATTTTGGCGGAAACTAATGGTTTTGAACTCATACGAAGCAAGAGACAATTGACAAGTTATGCAGGACTTGATGTTAAAGAAAAACAATCCGGAACATCGGTAAAAGGAAAACCTCGAATATCAAAAAGCGGAAATAGACACTTGCGCAAAGCAATGCATTTACCAGCACTAGCTGCAGTAAAATGGGATGATAATTTCAGAGATTTATACCTGCCACAAAACTACTAA
- a CDS encoding alpha/beta hydrolase family protein, which translates to MGQIKEKKQLTAADYALWAKLGPQELSDNGQWVSYNLSYESHQDTLFVRDTHTLKTYALAKGKNGKFSKDDFFTYFAAPDTLNVLDLKKDKVKIFSHVKDYLFANDDRFLILTIDYQKERKIVICKTNGQILKSIDSVLSFSLNPDKTIMGIVTKSKKGIVAELVFMQEHFRHLKMVESQDENFEKITWSKKAKALSFYGISMTDPIPNITLYHYTIDQKKLAVFDSSRADFPKAMQLSNDIAPLTLSDDGNRVFMKVSKNEAVLTVTDTAMVWNTTDPLLYPERKQMKNTIFYSVWWPKSNRYLQITDAALSRMMLNGNQSVALLFDSETHHPQFKDNKDVTSWLLDLDTGHKQLFLKKHPSLDNPILASPSGGYFSYFKDSNWWVYNIAQATHTNVTQNRTAFSHHPYVVQEDAQPFGLASWSTNDKSLLVYDQFDLWEITPNGSTAQRLTSGKEDNLVYRIALREQVQRIAPNYSGMTSACFNLDKNLILKVHSTDYTASGYSLWQRTKGLQSLVFEKKKMDNLITSKKGNTYVYREETFEHSPALVFKSDAKAVPKLICKSNSQQQKYLWSKAQSISYINSTGTPLLGVLFYPADYDPHKKYPMVVHIYQKQSQELHQYVNPSLHNSAGFNVRNLVAQGYFVLYPDIVYHQGQPGKSAMDCVLAAVDQSLLTASISPEHIGLIGHSFGGYETNFIISHNNRFAAAVAGAGVADLTSFYLQINGVTGKANYWRFEFQQFRMGTSLFENKQGYLNNSPILDAANVNTPLLSWSGDSDPQVHYLQTVHFFMALRRMQKPSTMLLYPNEGHALEQRKNQQHLTQHIEKWFDHYLKKEVSENLKSPPN; encoded by the coding sequence ATGGGTCAGATAAAAGAGAAAAAACAATTGACTGCTGCTGATTATGCGCTCTGGGCGAAGCTTGGACCACAAGAACTTTCAGATAATGGCCAATGGGTAAGCTATAACCTAAGTTATGAATCACATCAGGACACTTTATTTGTCAGGGATACCCACACTTTAAAAACATATGCCTTAGCCAAGGGCAAAAATGGAAAATTTAGCAAAGATGATTTTTTTACTTATTTTGCTGCCCCTGATACTTTGAATGTACTCGATTTAAAAAAGGATAAGGTAAAAATATTTAGCCATGTCAAGGACTACCTTTTTGCCAATGATGATCGCTTTCTTATTCTTACCATAGATTATCAAAAAGAGCGAAAAATAGTTATTTGTAAAACCAATGGGCAAATACTCAAAAGTATTGATTCTGTTCTTTCTTTCTCATTAAATCCTGATAAAACTATCATGGGTATTGTTACTAAAAGTAAGAAAGGGATTGTTGCAGAATTAGTCTTTATGCAGGAGCATTTCAGGCACTTAAAAATGGTGGAGAGCCAAGATGAAAACTTTGAAAAAATAACCTGGAGTAAAAAAGCCAAAGCACTAAGTTTTTACGGCATTTCTATGACTGATCCAATACCAAACATTACACTTTATCATTATACTATTGACCAAAAGAAGTTAGCCGTTTTTGATTCCAGTCGTGCTGACTTTCCTAAAGCAATGCAATTGTCCAATGATATAGCACCGTTGACTTTATCGGATGATGGGAATAGAGTGTTTATGAAAGTCTCTAAAAATGAAGCTGTTCTTACCGTAACGGATACTGCAATGGTTTGGAATACTACCGACCCTCTGTTGTATCCTGAGCGAAAACAAATGAAAAACACCATTTTTTACTCGGTATGGTGGCCAAAAAGCAATCGCTATTTACAAATTACCGATGCAGCATTGTCTAGGATGATGCTCAATGGGAACCAAAGTGTGGCCCTTTTATTTGATTCTGAAACGCACCACCCCCAATTCAAAGACAATAAAGATGTTACTTCTTGGCTACTTGATCTCGATACAGGCCACAAGCAACTTTTCCTGAAAAAGCATCCCAGTTTAGATAATCCTATCCTTGCTTCCCCCAGTGGTGGGTATTTTAGTTATTTCAAAGATAGCAACTGGTGGGTATACAATATTGCCCAAGCCACGCATACGAATGTTACCCAAAACAGAACTGCATTTTCACATCACCCCTATGTTGTGCAGGAAGATGCTCAGCCTTTTGGCCTTGCAAGCTGGAGCACTAATGACAAATCACTATTGGTATATGACCAGTTTGATCTTTGGGAAATTACTCCCAACGGCAGTACCGCCCAACGTTTGACTAGTGGAAAGGAAGACAATCTTGTTTATAGAATAGCGCTAAGAGAGCAAGTGCAACGCATTGCTCCCAATTACAGCGGTATGACCAGTGCCTGCTTCAATTTGGACAAAAACCTCATTTTGAAAGTCCATAGTACCGATTATACGGCCAGTGGCTACTCTTTGTGGCAACGTACTAAAGGTTTACAGTCCCTCGTATTTGAAAAAAAGAAAATGGATAATTTGATTACTTCCAAAAAAGGAAATACCTATGTCTACCGGGAAGAAACCTTTGAGCACTCCCCTGCATTAGTTTTTAAATCAGATGCTAAGGCGGTACCCAAGCTCATTTGTAAAAGCAACAGCCAACAGCAAAAATATTTGTGGTCTAAGGCGCAAAGTATCTCCTATATCAATAGCACCGGTACCCCTTTGCTGGGTGTACTGTTTTATCCCGCTGATTATGATCCACACAAAAAATATCCAATGGTGGTTCATATTTATCAGAAACAGTCGCAAGAGTTACACCAGTATGTCAATCCTTCGCTACATAATTCTGCGGGATTTAATGTTCGTAATTTAGTCGCTCAGGGCTACTTCGTACTGTATCCGGATATCGTTTACCACCAGGGTCAACCAGGGAAATCGGCAATGGATTGTGTATTAGCAGCCGTGGATCAGTCGCTTTTGACGGCATCCATATCGCCTGAACACATTGGCCTTATTGGTCATTCTTTTGGGGGCTATGAAACGAACTTCATCATTTCACACAACAATAGATTTGCAGCTGCTGTGGCAGGAGCTGGCGTAGCGGATCTAACGAGTTTTTATTTGCAGATTAACGGCGTAACGGGCAAAGCAAATTACTGGCGTTTTGAATTTCAGCAGTTCCGAATGGGAACATCCTTATTTGAAAACAAACAAGGCTATCTGAACAATTCCCCCATACTTGATGCTGCAAATGTGAATACGCCTCTTTTATCTTGGTCAGGAGATTCCGACCCACAGGTGCATTACTTACAAACTGTCCATTTTTTTATGGCTTTGAGGAGAATGCAAAAGCCATCTACAATGTTACTCTATCCCAATGAAGGACATGCATTAGAGCAGCGCAAGAATCAACAGCACTTAACGCAACACATTGAAAAATGGTTTGACCATTATTTAAAGAAAGAGGTTTCAGAAAATTTGAAATCACCCCCTAATTGA
- a CDS encoding DUF6520 family protein yields the protein MILPVAVIAVAISGAFSSNAMNKKSKAFALRQGYTHTSPSSVCDISEMCSDVIGDFCTVGVEEVRLWGKTNPEATTCNVPLYKQ from the coding sequence ATGATACTGCCAGTGGCAGTCATTGCAGTTGCCATATCAGGCGCGTTCAGTTCAAATGCGATGAATAAAAAATCAAAAGCATTTGCGCTTAGGCAAGGATACACGCATACCAGTCCTTCGTCAGTATGTGACATTTCAGAAATGTGTTCTGATGTAATTGGAGACTTCTGTACTGTAGGTGTGGAAGAGGTACGACTGTGGGGTAAAACTAATCCCGAAGCTACAACTTGTAACGTTCCTCTTTACAAGCAATAG
- a CDS encoding RagB/SusD family nutrient uptake outer membrane protein: MKNIFNKNSGLIWLQKKNRFLAFGFSASLLFSLFACENFVEIEQPSSQLASSGVFNSPSTANAAMVAIYAQLRNATLLTGSPLGLSNQLGHYADELNFYGDTEISTFGFYTNSLLASNSTVAGLWNNSYHVIYNTNAVIEGVTASTTLPDATAQQLRGEALFVRALVHFYLVNIYGAIPYITTTDYKQNRVVTRMPIEKIYELIITDLSLASSLLSSEDSSGERTRPNKYVAQALLARTYLYDGLWSQAANASSAILNNTAVYRLENDLNSVFLNGSSSTIWQFSPGYYGSSTEEGNLFIFTSGPPPFTALSDVLMAAFEPMDMRRAKWTNAVTNGTSTWYHAYKYKDNNSTTFSAEYAVILRLEEQYLIRAEARARTGDLIGAKEDLNVIRNRAGLDPTLAVSQQQILDAILKERRVELFTEHGHRFFDLKRYGKLDEVLGTKVGWNSTDALLPIPETEILVNPNLAPQNTGY; the protein is encoded by the coding sequence ATGAAAAATATATTTAATAAAAATAGCGGTCTTATTTGGCTGCAGAAAAAAAATCGCTTTCTCGCATTCGGTTTTAGTGCTAGTTTATTATTCTCACTTTTCGCCTGCGAAAACTTTGTAGAAATCGAACAACCCTCTTCACAACTTGCCTCTAGCGGAGTATTCAATAGCCCTAGCACTGCTAACGCTGCAATGGTAGCCATTTATGCTCAATTGCGCAATGCTACCCTATTAACAGGTTCACCACTTGGACTATCGAATCAGCTCGGACACTATGCTGACGAGCTTAATTTTTATGGGGATACTGAAATTTCGACCTTTGGTTTCTACACAAATAGTTTATTAGCTTCGAATAGTACCGTTGCCGGATTATGGAACAACAGCTACCATGTCATTTATAATACTAATGCTGTAATAGAAGGGGTTACAGCCTCTACTACATTGCCTGATGCAACAGCCCAACAGCTTAGGGGTGAGGCTCTATTTGTAAGAGCATTGGTGCATTTTTATCTTGTTAATATCTATGGTGCTATTCCATATATCACTACCACAGATTACAAGCAAAACAGAGTAGTCACTAGGATGCCAATTGAAAAAATATATGAATTGATCATTACTGACCTATCTCTTGCCTCGTCTTTACTTTCCTCAGAAGATAGTAGTGGAGAAAGGACTCGTCCAAATAAATATGTAGCTCAGGCATTACTGGCACGAACGTATTTATATGATGGATTATGGTCGCAAGCGGCTAATGCTTCATCTGCTATACTAAACAATACCGCAGTTTATCGCCTAGAAAATGATCTCAATTCTGTTTTTTTGAATGGCAGCAGTAGTACGATATGGCAATTTTCGCCCGGATATTATGGCAGTAGTACAGAAGAGGGCAACCTATTTATATTTACTTCAGGCCCTCCCCCTTTTACTGCTTTAAGTGATGTTCTTATGGCTGCGTTTGAACCGATGGACATGCGCAGAGCAAAATGGACAAATGCTGTAACTAACGGTACCTCAACTTGGTATCATGCCTATAAATACAAAGATAATAATTCCACCACCTTCTCTGCTGAATATGCTGTTATTCTGCGACTTGAAGAGCAATATCTCATCCGTGCAGAAGCGCGTGCAAGGACTGGTGATTTGATTGGAGCAAAAGAGGATTTGAATGTGATTCGAAATCGAGCGGGGCTAGATCCAACACTTGCTGTTTCCCAGCAGCAAATTTTAGATGCTATTTTGAAAGAGCGACGTGTGGAGTTATTTACAGAACATGGACATCGCTTTTTTGACTTAAAACGATATGGAAAACTTGATGAAGTTTTAGGTACTAAAGTAGGCTGGAACTCCACCGATGCATTGCTTCCTATTCCGGAAACAGAAATACTCGTGAATCCAAATCTTGCCCCTCAAAACACAGGCTATTAA
- a CDS encoding DoxX family protein gives MKLAATTKRIIVEIICLLYILLFVYAAVSKLLDFENFQVQLGQSPLLSAFAGWVSWGVVIVELVIALLLVFPRFRLVGLFAAFSLMVMFTTYIFIILNYSSFVPCSCGGILEKMGWTEHLIFNIVFVILAAAGILILRGGVSKERRISKPAALASIFSLSLFCSIGIVALLFMWSEDIIHHRNNFIRRFPHYPTTQIRQMDLKYNSYYFAGTNPGTIYLGNYTTPFQLTVVDTLLKTIKENNIQLDQVNFNFHSAEMRVLDSTFYLFDGTVPCIYKGKIADWEAKLQASIETRYTLAEPVDTNTVVFRAFAPKTGENTLGLFKLAKVNTIYFNPKLLEKQIDGVFDTDGMLKFDKLKHKVVYGYKYRNQYITMDQKLSMVARGKTIDTFSKAKIQVKYLPQSKERKMVAPPFVVNKAIAVHSNLLYVASALPGKYEPIALWETATIIDVYNLQNNSYLFSFPIYNIKKEKMKSFVVEDKQLFAIVGTHLVIYKLNSLFKYNQN, from the coding sequence ATGAAATTAGCTGCCACCACCAAAAGAATTATTGTCGAAATTATCTGCCTGCTCTATATATTATTATTTGTTTATGCGGCAGTGAGTAAGCTGCTGGATTTTGAGAACTTTCAGGTACAGCTGGGGCAATCGCCTTTGTTGAGTGCTTTTGCGGGATGGGTATCCTGGGGAGTTGTAATTGTAGAACTTGTAATTGCGTTATTACTGGTTTTTCCACGATTTCGTCTTGTGGGGCTTTTTGCCGCATTCAGTTTAATGGTAATGTTTACTACTTATATTTTCATCATATTGAATTATAGTTCATTTGTTCCCTGTTCTTGTGGAGGCATTTTGGAGAAGATGGGTTGGACGGAGCATCTGATATTTAATATTGTGTTTGTAATACTGGCGGCAGCGGGTATCCTGATACTGCGCGGTGGCGTTTCTAAGGAACGCCGAATTTCAAAACCCGCTGCCCTTGCCAGTATTTTTTCACTATCGCTATTTTGTAGTATTGGCATTGTTGCTTTGTTGTTTATGTGGTCAGAAGATATTATCCACCATCGCAATAATTTTATCAGACGTTTTCCCCATTATCCGACAACTCAAATACGTCAGATGGATCTTAAATACAACTCCTATTATTTTGCTGGTACGAATCCTGGAACAATTTATCTCGGAAATTATACAACCCCATTTCAACTTACTGTAGTGGACACTCTTTTAAAAACAATTAAGGAAAATAATATTCAGCTAGACCAAGTTAATTTCAATTTTCATAGTGCCGAAATGCGTGTACTAGACTCTACTTTCTACTTATTTGATGGGACAGTTCCATGCATTTACAAAGGAAAAATAGCAGATTGGGAAGCCAAACTTCAAGCATCAATTGAAACTAGATACACGCTGGCAGAGCCTGTTGATACAAACACTGTTGTTTTTCGTGCATTTGCACCTAAAACAGGAGAAAATACTTTAGGTCTATTTAAACTTGCCAAAGTGAATACCATATATTTCAATCCAAAGCTTTTGGAAAAACAAATTGACGGGGTATTTGATACCGATGGGATGCTTAAATTTGACAAACTAAAGCATAAAGTAGTATACGGCTATAAGTATCGGAATCAGTATATAACAATGGATCAAAAGCTTTCAATGGTTGCTCGTGGTAAAACTATTGATACTTTCAGCAAAGCAAAAATACAAGTAAAATATCTACCTCAATCTAAGGAACGGAAAATGGTTGCTCCTCCTTTTGTAGTCAACAAAGCAATAGCGGTTCACAGTAATTTGTTGTATGTAGCCTCAGCATTGCCAGGAAAATATGAGCCAATCGCACTTTGGGAAACAGCAACTATTATTGATGTGTATAATCTTCAAAACAACAGTTATCTTTTTAGTTTTCCTATATACAATATAAAGAAAGAAAAAATGAAAAGTTTTGTCGTAGAGGACAAGCAACTGTTCGCTATCGTAGGTACACATTTGGTCATTTATAAATTAAACAGCCTCTTTAAGTATAATCAAAATTAA
- a CDS encoding helix-turn-helix domain-containing protein, translating into MDQKINQRRIRKISKMLLQMAKGNFSYRIRRTGKDDELEALAVLANMLAEELRESVFHAGFINPHRTYKNLLESSFILDADFVIKGYNANALEVLGFSCGMLDNNPFSSILAESSLASWNRVAAEIPHQDHYRSRLELVFINQDESLVSFYCSISRILGCSSILISMVGCVIEETIDTDGVAVAEAPQLLGGLYRHSDIALMQDVYDYILENLDSTLPSIKELSRIFGTNEHKLKCDFKLLFKTTIYQFYTNERLKKAHLLIQQTGMPFKLIASSCGFNNYSNFLKGFKKCFGCSPMDVKRRGGGLRL; encoded by the coding sequence ATGGATCAGAAGATTAATCAAAGGCGTATTCGTAAAATTTCTAAAATGCTTCTTCAGATGGCGAAAGGTAATTTTAGTTATAGGATAAGGCGTACGGGAAAAGATGATGAATTGGAAGCATTGGCTGTTCTTGCTAACATGCTTGCTGAGGAATTGAGGGAGAGTGTTTTTCATGCCGGTTTTATCAATCCTCATCGTACTTATAAAAATCTTCTGGAGAGCAGTTTTATACTGGATGCCGATTTTGTCATCAAAGGTTATAATGCAAATGCTCTGGAGGTATTGGGTTTTTCCTGTGGGATGCTTGATAACAATCCGTTCAGCAGTATTCTTGCGGAGTCTTCTTTGGCATCCTGGAATCGCGTTGCGGCGGAGATTCCACATCAGGACCATTATAGGAGCAGATTGGAATTGGTTTTTATTAATCAGGATGAGTCGCTTGTTTCTTTTTATTGCTCCATTTCGCGAATATTAGGCTGTTCTTCTATTTTAATCAGTATGGTTGGTTGCGTCATTGAAGAGACTATAGATACCGATGGTGTAGCTGTGGCTGAAGCGCCTCAGTTGCTTGGCGGTTTGTATCGGCATTCGGATATTGCCCTGATGCAGGATGTTTATGATTATATTTTAGAGAATTTGGATTCGACCTTACCTTCAATCAAAGAGCTTTCGCGCATTTTTGGCACTAATGAACATAAGCTGAAGTGTGATTTCAAGCTTTTGTTTAAAACGACAATTTATCAATTTTATACTAATGAGAGGCTGAAAAAGGCGCATTTATTGATTCAGCAAACGGGAATGCCTTTTAAGCTGATTGCCAGCAGCTGTGGTTTTAATAACTATTCTAACTTTTTGAAAGGGTTTAAGAAATGTTTTGGCTGTAGTCCTATGGATGTTAAGAGGAGGGGAGGCGGTTTGCGGTTGTGA
- a CDS encoding helix-turn-helix domain-containing protein, with product MNHNIDKYISDKISELKWQDKQLSEISGLSKGQVSKLKNGSVSKLSAQTFYLIVKAFNDSIDNATRIVFLNQKFDLNKWIPKERNEFGKIMSKYENITNSLEEISAKTGINEIRLSELYYRKGALDAYELLFIEKAIGKKPGELFEEFYGKNILF from the coding sequence ATGAATCATAATATTGATAAATACATTAGTGACAAGATTTCAGAATTAAAATGGCAGGATAAACAACTATCCGAAATTTCTGGGTTATCAAAAGGACAAGTTAGCAAACTAAAAAATGGTTCAGTATCAAAATTATCTGCTCAAACCTTTTATTTAATTGTAAAAGCTTTTAATGATTCTATAGATAATGCAACTAGAATTGTATTCCTAAATCAGAAATTCGATTTAAATAAATGGATTCCTAAAGAGCGTAATGAATTTGGGAAAATAATGTCTAAATACGAGAATATCACAAATTCGCTAGAAGAAATTTCAGCTAAAACTGGAATTAATGAAATAAGATTAAGTGAATTGTATTATAGAAAAGGAGCTTTAGATGCCTATGAATTACTATTTATTGAAAAAGCTATCGGAAAGAAGCCAGGGGAATTATTTGAGGAGTTTTATGGAAAAAATATTTTGTTTTGA
- a CDS encoding SusC/RagA family TonB-linked outer membrane protein produces MKNSSFHNTASALCYIILIGIILSSSPALANKTLRPELSERQQNQISGIITDGRTPLPGVTISIKNRVNYAVLSDFDGKYSLLAKANDTLVVSYIGYKTAIIPINYRKNIHIQLQEDITSLQEVRINAGYYSVKEKERTGSIARITAKDIETQPVTNVLAAMQGRMAGVNITQTTGVPGGGFDIQIRGHNSLRADGNRPLYIINGVPYASDPIGFSATASIMPTLTSPLNNLNPGDIESIEVLKDADATAIYGSRGANGVVLITTKKGKAGKTTYAANYSYGFGKVTRFMDLMNTEQYLEMRKEAYANDGYTKYPASAYEINGTWDQTRNTNWQKVLTGGTSTITNLQSSVMGGNEYTQFIINGNYGKETTVFPGDFGYKKGNVRINLNHASENKKFGITFSAGYTVQDNNQPSTDLTTISRKLAPNAPTLYDAAGELNWENSTWENPLSNLNGKSLSKTYDFVANTILSYQLPYHFELKSSFGFTELKHTESSTFPSTIYNPAYGLSSEFSSLFTNSTSRQSWIIEPQINWHTTIGQAKITMLLGSTFNQLNGEQLVLGAEGFTSNSLIYDLASASNVNIMSSDDTEYKYQAFFCRANLSWQDRYFVNVTARKDGSSRFGPGNKFANFGAIGAAWLFTKDSYTTDGNTSLLSFGKLRASYGITGNDQIGDYQYLDSYSSSGNPYQGIVGLEPTRLFNSNFGWENNKKLEIATELGFFKDRVFLTAGWFRNTSSSQLVGIPLPGTTGFNSIQANLDASVQNDGIELTLRTAIIQRKDFGWSSNYNISISKNKLLRFPDLESSTYANKYVIGAPLNIVKVYNFTGLDPATGLYQFEDFNGDGVLSAKDDKKYLSDLNPAFYGALQNQLHYKGLQLDFLFQFVKQLNYNSVSTLGLPGSRNNQTTDVLAHWQNPSDVGPFQQYSTGAKAAVANAFTKYRESDASITDASYIRLKNISLSYELPSSWIKGVVCKFNIQAQNLVTFTSYRGADPEFKTRGGLPPLKIVTTGFQFSF; encoded by the coding sequence ATGAAAAATTCTTCATTTCACAACACAGCTTCAGCTTTATGCTACATAATCCTTATCGGGATTATCCTAAGCAGCAGCCCAGCCTTAGCTAACAAAACACTAAGGCCAGAGCTGTCTGAACGACAGCAAAACCAAATAAGTGGTATCATAACCGATGGCAGAACCCCCTTGCCCGGCGTGACCATCTCCATAAAAAACCGCGTCAATTATGCCGTCCTATCCGACTTTGATGGCAAATACAGCCTCCTAGCCAAAGCCAATGATACCTTAGTTGTGAGCTATATCGGTTACAAAACAGCTATAATCCCCATAAACTACCGCAAAAACATCCACATCCAGCTACAGGAAGACATCACCTCCTTGCAGGAAGTCCGTATCAATGCCGGTTACTATTCCGTCAAAGAAAAGGAGCGCACCGGAAGTATTGCCCGCATTACGGCTAAAGATATTGAGACCCAACCGGTAACTAATGTGCTGGCTGCTATGCAGGGACGTATGGCGGGGGTAAATATAACCCAGACTACTGGTGTCCCGGGAGGTGGATTTGATATACAGATACGCGGGCACAACAGTCTCAGAGCTGATGGAAACCGACCATTATATATTATAAATGGGGTGCCATATGCAAGTGATCCCATCGGGTTTAGTGCCACTGCGTCAATTATGCCTACCTTGACTAGCCCCTTGAACAATTTGAATCCCGGAGATATTGAAAGCATAGAAGTACTCAAAGATGCTGATGCCACAGCTATATATGGTTCTCGTGGAGCCAATGGCGTGGTACTGATTACAACTAAAAAGGGGAAGGCAGGCAAAACCACTTATGCCGCAAACTATTCCTATGGTTTTGGCAAGGTAACCCGCTTTATGGACTTAATGAATACAGAGCAATACTTAGAAATGCGTAAAGAAGCTTACGCTAATGATGGTTACACTAAATATCCTGCTTCTGCTTATGAAATCAATGGTACTTGGGACCAAACTCGAAATACCAATTGGCAAAAAGTACTTACCGGAGGTACTTCCACCATCACGAATCTACAATCCTCTGTTATGGGTGGCAACGAATACACTCAGTTTATCATCAATGGAAATTATGGAAAAGAAACGACCGTTTTTCCCGGTGATTTTGGATATAAAAAAGGAAATGTCCGGATCAACTTGAACCATGCGTCTGAAAATAAAAAGTTTGGCATTACGTTTTCAGCTGGCTATACAGTACAGGACAATAATCAGCCCTCTACCGACCTAACTACTATTTCAAGAAAACTAGCCCCGAATGCTCCAACGCTTTATGATGCAGCAGGCGAGTTGAACTGGGAGAACAGTACTTGGGAAAATCCTTTGAGCAATTTGAACGGTAAATCATTGAGCAAAACCTATGATTTTGTAGCAAACACTATTTTATCATATCAACTTCCCTATCACTTTGAACTGAAATCTAGTTTTGGTTTTACTGAGCTGAAACACACAGAGAGCAGTACTTTTCCATCGACGATTTACAACCCTGCTTATGGACTTAGCAGTGAATTTTCTTCTCTTTTTACCAATTCAACTTCTAGACAATCATGGATTATAGAGCCACAGATAAATTGGCACACTACCATCGGTCAGGCTAAGATTACGATGTTATTGGGAAGTACTTTCAATCAACTCAATGGAGAACAGCTGGTTCTAGGCGCTGAGGGATTTACCAGCAACAGCTTGATTTATGATTTGGCATCGGCCTCTAATGTCAATATTATGAGTAGCGATGATACTGAATACAAATACCAAGCTTTCTTTTGTCGCGCCAATTTAAGTTGGCAGGATCGCTATTTTGTAAACGTTACCGCTAGAAAAGATGGTTCAAGTCGTTTTGGTCCAGGCAACAAGTTTGCTAATTTTGGTGCCATCGGTGCTGCATGGCTTTTTACTAAAGATAGTTATACAACTGATGGAAACACTTCACTTCTAAGTTTCGGCAAACTGCGAGCCAGTTATGGAATAACAGGAAATGACCAAATCGGGGATTACCAGTATTTAGACAGCTACAGCTCTTCTGGGAATCCATACCAAGGGATTGTTGGCTTAGAACCTACTCGACTATTTAATTCTAATTTTGGATGGGAAAACAATAAAAAATTGGAGATAGCAACAGAACTTGGCTTTTTTAAAGACCGCGTTTTCTTGACCGCCGGCTGGTTTCGAAATACCTCATCGAGTCAATTAGTAGGGATTCCTTTACCTGGAACAACTGGTTTTAACAGTATACAAGCCAACCTTGATGCCAGTGTACAGAATGATGGAATAGAATTGACACTACGAACCGCAATTATTCAACGCAAGGACTTTGGATGGAGCAGTAATTATAACATTAGTATTTCGAAAAACAAACTGTTGCGATTCCCAGATTTAGAGAGCTCAACCTATGCAAATAAGTATGTTATAGGGGCACCCTTGAATATTGTAAAAGTATATAATTTTACAGGCCTTGACCCCGCAACAGGATTATATCAGTTTGAAGATTTTAATGGTGATGGAGTACTTTCTGCTAAAGATGATAAAAAATACCTTAGCGACTTAAATCCTGCGTTTTATGGGGCTTTACAAAACCAACTTCACTACAAAGGCCTACAGCTCGATTTCCTATTCCAGTTTGTTAAGCAATTAAATTACAACTCAGTCTCTACCCTTGGCTTGCCTGGAAGTAGAAATAACCAAACGACTGATGTGCTGGCGCACTGGCAAAACCCTTCTGATGTAGGCCCTTTTCAGCAATACAGTACCGGTGCAAAGGCTGCTGTAGCAAACGCATTTACTAAATACCGAGAAAGCGATGCGTCAATTACTGATGCTTCCTACATACGATTAAAAAATATATCCTTGAGCTATGAGCTCCCTTCTAGCTGGATAAAAGGCGTAGTGTGTAAATTCAATATCCAGGCACAAAACTTGGTCACCTTTACCTCCTATAGAGGTGCTGATCCTGAGTTTAAAACCAGAGGTGGACTACCCCCATTGAAAATAGTTACTACAGGATTCCAATTTAGCTTTTAA